Proteins encoded within one genomic window of Actinoplanes octamycinicus:
- a CDS encoding 2'-5' RNA ligase family protein, with the protein MSSLFVAVFPPAAAREDLYRSLPGGARLTRTSKWHVTLAFLGEVETARTPPVASAKDARPASPTKGDMSTAPETTSSDNSATSAASRNDDSPLSSVAEALATVVPPARFQLRLAGGGRFGPVAWAGLAGDVQSLATLRESVRVALDGAGFAIDPRPFRPHLTVSYRQDRALLAALDGYAGPPWPVTGFALVESTLGNYFTRHEWPLPD; encoded by the coding sequence GTGAGCAGTCTTTTCGTGGCCGTCTTCCCGCCGGCGGCGGCGCGCGAGGACCTGTACCGATCGCTGCCCGGCGGCGCACGGCTGACCCGCACGTCCAAGTGGCATGTCACGCTGGCGTTCCTGGGCGAGGTCGAGACGGCCCGCACGCCGCCGGTGGCCTCGGCGAAGGACGCACGACCCGCCTCTCCCACCAAAGGCGACATGTCGACCGCACCCGAAACGACCAGCAGCGACAACTCGGCCACCTCGGCAGCGAGCCGCAACGACGATTCGCCGCTCTCCTCGGTGGCTGAGGCGCTGGCCACGGTGGTTCCACCTGCCCGATTCCAGCTGCGGCTGGCCGGGGGCGGCCGGTTCGGCCCGGTGGCGTGGGCCGGACTGGCCGGCGATGTGCAGTCACTGGCCACCTTGCGGGAGTCGGTCAGGGTAGCGCTGGACGGCGCCGGGTTCGCCATCGACCCGCGACCGTTCCGGCCGCATCTGACCGTCTCCTACCGACAGGACCGCGCCCTCCTGGCGGCTCTCGACGGCTACGCCGGCCCGCCCTGGCCGGTCACCGGTTTCGCCCTGGTGGAGAGCACCCTGGGCAACTACTTCACCCGCCACGAGTGGCCGCTGCCCGACTAG
- a CDS encoding nitroreductase family protein, protein MEFDEVVRRRRMVRGYDPARPVPPELVDKIVRHGLRAPSAGFSQGWSFLVLSAPEDRELFWTVTASTDGDAGGWLSRMRTAPLIIVALSNKSVYLDRYAESDKGWADRDEARWPVPYWDVDTGFAALLMHLTAVNEGLGSCFIGLPADRIAAFRSAFGVPDEFNPVGALTVGYRGTDKRSPSLKRGHRPVDDVVHHGRWASAAGA, encoded by the coding sequence ATGGAGTTCGACGAGGTGGTCCGCCGGCGGCGGATGGTCCGTGGGTACGACCCCGCGCGACCGGTGCCGCCGGAGCTGGTCGACAAGATCGTCCGGCACGGGCTGCGGGCGCCGTCAGCGGGCTTCTCGCAGGGGTGGAGTTTCCTGGTGCTCAGCGCACCGGAGGACCGCGAGCTGTTCTGGACGGTCACCGCGTCCACGGACGGGGATGCCGGCGGCTGGCTCAGCCGGATGCGAACCGCCCCGTTGATCATCGTGGCGCTCTCCAACAAGTCGGTTTATCTCGACCGGTACGCGGAATCGGACAAGGGGTGGGCGGACCGGGACGAGGCACGCTGGCCGGTGCCGTACTGGGACGTCGACACCGGCTTCGCCGCGCTGCTGATGCACCTGACCGCGGTCAACGAAGGGCTCGGCTCCTGCTTCATCGGGCTGCCGGCCGATCGGATCGCCGCGTTCCGCTCGGCGTTCGGGGTGCCGGACGAGTTCAACCCGGTCGGCGCGCTGACCGTCGGCTACCGGGGAACGGACAAGAGGTCACCGTCACTCAAGCGCGGCCACCGTCCGGTGGACGACGTGGTGCATCATGGCCGATGGGCTTCGGCCGCGGGGGCATGA
- a CDS encoding type II toxin-antitoxin system VapB family antitoxin, which yields MIFKAVRDGAPYPDHHTTLKAWAEIPPRPIRLADLITTKRELALDKLLAEDSTFYGDLFPHVVEYQGALYLEDGLHRALRAALQQRNQIHARVLVVDG from the coding sequence GTGATCTTCAAAGCGGTCCGGGACGGAGCCCCGTACCCCGATCACCACACCACGCTGAAGGCGTGGGCGGAGATCCCGCCGCGGCCGATCCGGCTCGCCGACCTGATCACCACCAAGCGGGAGCTGGCGCTGGACAAGCTGCTGGCCGAGGACTCGACGTTCTACGGGGACCTGTTCCCCCACGTGGTGGAGTATCAGGGCGCCCTCTACCTGGAGGACGGGCTGCACCGGGCGCTGCGGGCGGCGCTGCAGCAGCGGAACCAGATCCACGCCCGGGTGCTGGTCGTCGACGGTTAA
- a CDS encoding MFS transporter, which translates to MSVVDKPRRSWMIDTTPLRVTTFRRMWIGSGASYFGFQFTAVAVPVQMFAITRSPFWVGLLGVAGLVPLLIFGLWGGAVADVVDRRRLLLASSALTWVVTLGLLAQAALGARSPHLLLALTAIQSIGFAISSPARQSIIPRIVPTDLVPAANTLNYTTTTAGGVLGPLAAGLIMGIWSTGTGVEVAYAVDALLFTVTFWATWRLPAIPPIEPDDSGEKPTAGLRGIAVGLKFLVTQPVLLLSFGIDLIAMVFAMPRALFPAVAEERFGGGAAVGWLFSAIAIGSVLGGLTSGWISRIRRQGVALVAAVVAWGVAIGLSGLAHQLWLMIVLLAVAGAADLVSAVYRQSIMQTFAPDRLRGRLQGVFTVVVAGGPRLGDLRAGATADVTGVGASWVGGGFVAAALALVLGLAFPALIRYRPARDESDNR; encoded by the coding sequence GTGAGCGTGGTGGACAAGCCACGCCGCTCCTGGATGATCGACACGACCCCGCTGCGGGTGACCACGTTCCGCCGGATGTGGATCGGCAGCGGGGCGTCGTACTTCGGCTTCCAGTTCACCGCGGTGGCCGTGCCGGTGCAGATGTTCGCGATCACGCGCTCGCCGTTCTGGGTCGGGCTGCTCGGCGTGGCCGGCCTGGTCCCGCTGCTGATCTTCGGGCTCTGGGGCGGCGCGGTGGCCGACGTGGTCGACCGGCGGCGGCTGCTGCTGGCCAGCTCCGCGCTCACCTGGGTGGTCACCCTGGGCCTGCTGGCCCAGGCGGCGCTCGGGGCGCGCAGCCCGCACCTGCTGCTGGCGCTCACCGCGATCCAGTCGATCGGCTTCGCGATCAGCTCGCCGGCCCGCCAGTCGATCATCCCGCGGATCGTGCCGACCGACCTGGTCCCGGCGGCGAACACGCTGAACTACACGACCACCACGGCCGGCGGGGTGCTCGGCCCGCTGGCGGCCGGCCTGATCATGGGGATCTGGTCGACCGGCACCGGCGTCGAGGTGGCCTACGCGGTCGACGCCCTGCTGTTCACCGTCACCTTCTGGGCCACCTGGCGGTTGCCGGCGATCCCGCCGATCGAGCCGGACGACTCCGGAGAGAAACCGACAGCCGGCCTGCGTGGCATCGCGGTCGGCCTGAAATTCCTGGTCACCCAGCCGGTCCTGCTGCTCTCCTTCGGCATCGACCTGATCGCCATGGTGTTCGCCATGCCGCGGGCGCTGTTCCCGGCGGTGGCCGAGGAGCGGTTCGGCGGCGGCGCCGCGGTCGGCTGGCTGTTCAGCGCGATCGCGATCGGCTCGGTGCTGGGCGGCCTGACCTCCGGCTGGATCAGCCGGATCCGCCGGCAGGGCGTGGCCCTGGTGGCCGCGGTGGTCGCCTGGGGCGTGGCGATCGGCCTCTCCGGGCTGGCCCACCAGCTCTGGCTGATGATCGTGCTGCTCGCCGTGGCCGGCGCGGCCGACCTGGTCAGCGCGGTCTACCGGCAGTCGATCATGCAGACCTTCGCCCCGGACCGGCTGCGCGGCCGCCTGCAGGGAGTGTTCACCGTGGTGGTGGCCGGCGGTCCTCGATTGGGTGATCTCCGGGCCGGCGCCACCGCCGACGTGACCGGTGTCGGAGCCTCCTGGGTGGGTGGCGGGTTCGTGGCCGCCGCGCTGGCGTTGGTGCTGGGCCTCGCGTTCCCGGCGTTGATCCGATACCGGCCCGCCCGGGACGAGTCGGACAACCGGTAG
- a CDS encoding DUF4230 domain-containing protein translates to MANSPDVEEPTTEYPAVPDGAEPVAPAVPQEHRPSFFARLLIFIGVVFALIVASCFGLRAMHVLPSFDNPFSDQTVDRSQPVLLQSMRDLHRYVAADGTFQVIVDLQQKRENIPDFLVNRRILFVGSGTVEAYVDFSALSGDALKVDNEKKTIELTLPPPQQSTAALDMAKSYVVEEDRGLLTSIGDAFRSDTDKQQRVYQMAQEKITEAAKASGLDQRAQQNTQLMLESLFVRLGYTSVKVTFTTP, encoded by the coding sequence ATGGCCAACTCACCGGATGTCGAAGAGCCGACGACGGAGTACCCGGCCGTGCCCGATGGTGCCGAGCCGGTCGCCCCGGCCGTCCCGCAGGAGCACAGGCCGAGCTTCTTCGCCCGGCTGCTGATCTTCATCGGCGTCGTCTTCGCCCTGATCGTCGCGTCCTGCTTCGGGCTGCGCGCGATGCACGTGCTCCCCTCCTTCGACAACCCGTTCTCCGATCAGACCGTCGACCGCAGTCAGCCGGTGCTGCTGCAGTCCATGCGCGACCTGCATCGTTACGTGGCGGCCGACGGCACCTTCCAGGTGATCGTCGACCTCCAGCAGAAGCGGGAAAACATCCCCGACTTCCTGGTCAACCGGCGGATCCTGTTCGTCGGCTCGGGCACAGTGGAGGCCTATGTCGACTTCAGCGCCCTCTCCGGGGACGCGCTCAAGGTCGACAACGAGAAGAAGACGATCGAGCTGACCCTGCCGCCGCCGCAGCAGTCGACGGCCGCCCTCGACATGGCGAAAAGCTATGTGGTCGAGGAGGATCGGGGCCTGCTGACCAGCATCGGCGACGCGTTCCGCAGCGACACCGACAAGCAGCAGCGGGTCTACCAGATGGCCCAGGAGAAGATCACCGAGGCGGCCAAGGCGAGTGGGCTCGATCAGCGGGCGCAGCAGAACACGCAGCTGATGTTGGAGAGCCTGTTCGTCCGGTTGGGCTATACGTCCGTCAAGGTCACCTTCACGACGCCCTGA
- a CDS encoding PspC domain-containing protein, whose product MIVTSPLKSRSLTRPRHDRWIAGVCAGLARRTGLSAGTVRLLFVLSCLLPGPQFIAYLILWALMPNE is encoded by the coding sequence ATGATCGTGACCAGCCCTCTGAAGTCGCGCAGCCTGACCCGCCCCCGCCACGACCGCTGGATCGCCGGCGTCTGCGCCGGTCTGGCCCGCCGCACCGGGCTGTCCGCCGGAACGGTCCGCCTGCTGTTCGTCCTGTCCTGCCTGCTCCCGGGCCCGCAGTTCATCGCCTACCTGATCCTCTGGGCCCTCATGCCCAACGAGTGA
- a CDS encoding citrate synthase 2 — protein sequence MSDFKPGLEGVNAFETEIAEPDRDGGALRYRGVDIEDLIGQVSFGNVWGLLVDGRFGPGLPPAEPFPVPVHSGDIRVDVQSAVAMLAPYWGLDQLLDISDEQARKDLARVSVTALSFVAQAARGLGLPAVPQKDIDKAETIVERFMRRWRGDPDPRHVKAVDAYFISAAEHGLNASTFTTRIVASTGADVAACISSGIGALSGPLHGGAPTRVLHMLEAVERSGDATGYVRDVLDRGERLMGFGHRVYRAEDPRARVLRRIAKDLGAPRYEVAVALETAALAELRERKPGHDLWTNVDFWSAVVLDFAEVPVHMFTSMFTCARVAGWSAHILEQKKLGRILRPGLHYVGPEPRKPSEVEGWSQLTHNV from the coding sequence GTGTCCGACTTCAAGCCGGGGCTCGAGGGCGTCAACGCGTTCGAGACCGAGATCGCCGAGCCCGACCGGGACGGTGGCGCGCTGCGGTACCGCGGCGTCGACATCGAGGATCTGATCGGCCAGGTCTCCTTCGGCAACGTCTGGGGCCTGCTGGTGGACGGCCGGTTCGGGCCGGGGCTGCCGCCGGCCGAGCCGTTCCCGGTGCCGGTGCACTCCGGTGACATCCGGGTCGACGTGCAGTCCGCGGTCGCCATGCTGGCCCCCTACTGGGGTCTCGACCAGCTTCTCGACATCTCCGACGAGCAGGCCCGCAAGGACCTGGCCCGGGTCTCGGTGACCGCGCTCTCCTTCGTCGCCCAGGCGGCCCGCGGGCTGGGTCTGCCGGCCGTCCCGCAGAAGGACATCGACAAGGCCGAGACCATCGTGGAGCGGTTCATGCGGCGCTGGCGCGGCGACCCGGACCCGCGGCACGTCAAGGCCGTCGACGCCTACTTCATCTCGGCCGCCGAGCACGGGCTGAACGCCTCCACCTTCACCACCCGGATCGTCGCCTCCACCGGCGCCGACGTGGCCGCCTGCATCTCCTCCGGGATCGGCGCGCTCTCCGGTCCGCTGCACGGCGGCGCGCCCACCCGGGTGCTGCACATGCTGGAGGCGGTCGAGCGCAGCGGTGACGCCACCGGCTACGTGCGGGACGTGCTGGACCGCGGCGAGCGGCTGATGGGTTTCGGTCACCGGGTCTACCGCGCGGAGGACCCGCGGGCCCGCGTGCTGCGCCGCATCGCCAAGGATCTGGGCGCCCCGCGTTACGAGGTGGCGGTGGCCCTGGAGACCGCCGCGCTGGCCGAGCTGCGGGAGCGCAAGCCCGGCCACGACCTGTGGACGAACGTGGACTTCTGGTCCGCCGTGGTGCTCGACTTCGCCGAGGTCCCGGTGCACATGTTCACCTCGATGTTCACCTGCGCCCGGGTGGCCGGGTGGAGCGCGCACATCCTGGAGCAGAAGAAACTGGGCCGGATCCTGCGCCCCGGCCTGCACTATGTGGGCCCCGAGCCGCGGAAACCCTCCGAGGTCGAGGGCTGGTCCCAGTTGACCCATAATGTGTGA
- the pdxH gene encoding pyridoxamine 5'-phosphate oxidase — MSSAQPSPAGMRRDYTEHGPLLESSLAADWPAQFAAWFAEATAFGLPEPNAMIVATAAPDGRPSARTVLLKGYDSTGFVFFTNYESRKGSEAALNPYASLVFPWFPMQRQVIVAGPVERVSRAETEEYFASRPRGSQLGAWASPQSTVLSGRDAVDAGLAAAIERFGDGPVPAPPHWGGLRVRPETVEFWQGRSNRLHDRLRFRAEGSSWVVERLAP; from the coding sequence ATGTCATCCGCTCAGCCTTCCCCCGCCGGGATGCGCCGTGACTACACCGAGCACGGACCGCTGCTGGAGAGTTCGCTGGCCGCCGACTGGCCGGCCCAGTTCGCCGCCTGGTTCGCCGAGGCCACCGCGTTCGGGCTGCCCGAGCCGAACGCGATGATCGTCGCCACGGCGGCTCCGGACGGCCGCCCGTCGGCTCGCACGGTGCTGCTCAAGGGGTACGACTCGACCGGTTTCGTGTTTTTCACCAACTATGAGTCGCGGAAGGGGAGCGAGGCAGCGCTCAATCCGTACGCGAGCTTGGTCTTCCCCTGGTTTCCGATGCAGCGGCAGGTGATCGTGGCGGGCCCGGTGGAGCGGGTGTCGCGCGCCGAGACCGAGGAGTATTTCGCGTCCCGGCCACGCGGCTCGCAGCTCGGCGCCTGGGCGAGCCCGCAGTCGACGGTGCTGAGCGGGCGGGACGCGGTGGACGCCGGGCTGGCCGCGGCGATCGAGCGGTTCGGTGACGGGCCGGTGCCGGCCCCGCCGCACTGGGGCGGGCTGCGGGTGCGGCCCGAGACGGTGGAGTTCTGGCAGGGCCGGAGCAACCGGCTGCACGACCGGCTGCGGTTCCGCGCCGAGGGCTCGTCCTGGGTCGTGGAGAGGCTCGCCCCGTGA
- a CDS encoding aldose 1-epimerase family protein, with the protein MTETAAKSGVQWSIEADGRRAVLAEVGGTLRSFSSGGVELLDGFGTDEISPGSAGQILAPWPNRIRDGQYTFEEKTYQLALTEPARHNAIHGLVNWSRWRATEHAASAVTLEYDLPAQVGYPWALTLRTRWSVSAEGLRCVQEVVNTSDANAPWGYSVHPYLSLPGVTVDNTVLQVPGKTRILADARLLPIGAVKVAGTEFDYAEPRRIGTAILDTTFGDIDFGADGLTEVVLADPDSDRKITVWADDKFKYWQVFTGDTLHGERHRRSIAVEPMTCPPDAFRSGRDLVTLAPGETWTTAWGIRA; encoded by the coding sequence ATGACAGAGACAGCCGCGAAATCCGGGGTTCAGTGGTCGATCGAGGCGGACGGCCGGCGCGCCGTGCTCGCCGAGGTCGGAGGCACGCTGCGTAGCTTCTCGTCCGGCGGGGTGGAGCTGCTCGACGGCTTCGGCACGGACGAGATCTCCCCGGGTTCCGCCGGCCAGATCCTGGCCCCCTGGCCGAACCGGATCCGGGACGGGCAGTACACCTTCGAGGAGAAGACGTACCAGCTCGCGCTCACCGAGCCGGCCCGGCACAACGCCATCCACGGCCTGGTGAACTGGTCGCGCTGGCGGGCCACCGAGCACGCCGCCTCGGCGGTGACCCTGGAGTACGACCTGCCCGCCCAGGTCGGCTACCCGTGGGCGCTCACCCTGCGGACCCGCTGGTCGGTCTCCGCCGAGGGGCTGCGCTGCGTGCAGGAGGTGGTGAACACCAGCGACGCGAACGCGCCGTGGGGTTACTCGGTGCACCCCTACCTGAGCCTGCCCGGCGTCACGGTGGACAACACCGTGCTCCAGGTGCCGGGGAAGACCCGGATCCTGGCCGACGCCCGGCTGCTGCCGATCGGCGCGGTCAAGGTGGCCGGGACCGAGTTCGACTACGCCGAGCCCCGGCGGATCGGGACGGCGATCCTGGACACCACGTTCGGCGACATCGACTTCGGCGCCGACGGGCTCACCGAGGTGGTGCTCGCCGACCCGGACTCGGACCGGAAGATCACCGTCTGGGCCGACGACAAGTTCAAGTACTGGCAGGTCTTCACCGGCGACACGCTGCACGGCGAGCGGCACCGCCGGTCGATCGCGGTCGAGCCGATGACCTGCCCGCCGGACGCGTTCCGCTCCGGCCGCGACCTGGTCACGCTGGCCCCTGGGGAGACCTGGACCACCGCGTGGGGGATCCGCGCCTGA
- the serC gene encoding phosphoserine transaminase — protein MADIQIPDAIKPVDGRFGSGPSKVRPEGVEALSAVSRTFMGTSHRQKTVKDQVARLRRGLAEFFSMPDGYEVILSNGGTSAFWETAAFGLVREKAQFAEFGEFGAKFVKAVADAPFLAEPTVHRAPGGQAAYLSAEAGVDVYASVHNETSTGVAVPVRRVEGADPGALLLTDATSGGGSLDVDLRETDVYYLAPQKALGSDGGIWLALMSPAAIERAFEIKASKRYIPQFLDLVTAIEQSRLEQTYNTPALATVFLAAEQVDWMNAQGGLSWAVKRSAESAAAIYGWADRSSFAEPFITDPALRSAAVATIDFADRVDAAAIAKVLRANDIVDTEPYRKLGRNQLRIALYPTVDPSDVAALTSCIDYVVERL, from the coding sequence GTGGCTGACATCCAGATCCCTGACGCGATCAAGCCCGTCGACGGCCGGTTCGGTTCGGGCCCGAGCAAGGTCCGGCCGGAAGGTGTCGAGGCCCTCTCCGCGGTCTCCCGCACCTTCATGGGCACCTCGCACCGGCAGAAGACGGTGAAGGACCAGGTCGCCCGGCTGCGTCGCGGCCTGGCCGAGTTCTTCTCGATGCCGGACGGCTACGAGGTGATCCTGTCCAACGGCGGCACCAGCGCGTTCTGGGAGACCGCCGCGTTCGGCCTGGTCCGGGAGAAAGCGCAGTTCGCCGAGTTCGGCGAGTTCGGCGCCAAGTTCGTCAAGGCGGTCGCGGACGCGCCGTTCCTGGCCGAGCCGACCGTGCACCGGGCCCCCGGCGGCCAGGCGGCCTACCTCTCCGCCGAGGCCGGCGTGGACGTCTACGCCAGCGTGCACAACGAGACCTCGACCGGGGTCGCGGTGCCGGTCCGCCGGGTCGAGGGCGCCGACCCGGGCGCCCTGCTGCTCACCGACGCCACCTCGGGCGGCGGTAGCCTGGACGTCGACCTGCGCGAGACCGACGTGTACTACCTGGCCCCGCAGAAGGCGCTGGGCTCGGACGGCGGGATCTGGCTGGCCCTGATGTCCCCGGCGGCGATCGAGCGGGCCTTCGAGATCAAGGCGAGCAAGCGGTACATCCCGCAGTTCCTCGACCTGGTGACCGCGATCGAACAGTCCCGCCTGGAGCAGACCTACAACACGCCGGCGCTGGCCACCGTCTTCCTCGCCGCCGAGCAGGTGGACTGGATGAACGCGCAGGGCGGGCTCTCCTGGGCGGTCAAGCGCAGCGCGGAGAGCGCCGCCGCGATCTACGGCTGGGCCGACCGGTCGTCGTTCGCCGAGCCGTTCATCACCGACCCGGCGCTCCGGTCGGCGGCGGTCGCGACGATCGACTTCGCCGACCGGGTGGACGCCGCGGCGATCGCCAAGGTGCTGCGCGCCAACGACATCGTGGACACCGAGCCGTACCGGAAACTCGGCCGCAACCAGCTGCGGATCGCGCTCTACCCGACCGTCGACCCGAGTGACGTGGCCGCGCTGACCAGCTGCATCGACTACGTCGTCGAGCGGCTCTGA
- the sepH gene encoding septation protein SepH has protein sequence MRPVRFVALSEDGQALVLADEVGRLLALPLDDRVTGVITDGPAAPGTAVAVIAPDTAPALSPRDIQARIRSGESAEEVARIAGVPVDRVLRYAGPVLQERAMLAQHARRTRLKTSDSGQPLAEVVDSRLAQHGIDTEKISWDAFRKDDGAWRIVATWPSGKATAQAIWDLDKGRQVVSPHDDMAQYLCAERPTQILGQEPAPERSGHGLPGPARAAESPRGGHGLPAADAPARPTRDPIRAGRDALLASLDRPLEGSSGRGLEPVSPAARRPVAGGAAALLGGGSGSAFDDDADLPKEVPAVPSLAVLRPRRTVGQTPQPAAEGEENKPRKRLPSWDDVLFGGGPAARESS, from the coding sequence ATGCGGCCGGTACGCTTCGTCGCCCTCTCCGAGGACGGACAGGCCCTCGTGCTCGCCGATGAGGTGGGCCGACTGCTGGCGCTGCCCCTCGACGACCGGGTCACCGGGGTGATCACGGACGGTCCGGCGGCGCCGGGCACCGCGGTCGCGGTGATCGCGCCGGACACCGCACCCGCGCTGTCCCCACGCGACATCCAGGCCCGGATCCGCTCCGGCGAGTCCGCCGAGGAGGTCGCCCGGATCGCCGGCGTGCCGGTCGACCGGGTGCTGCGCTATGCCGGTCCGGTGCTGCAGGAGCGGGCCATGCTGGCCCAGCACGCGCGCCGCACCCGGCTGAAGACGTCCGATTCCGGTCAGCCGCTGGCCGAGGTGGTGGACAGCCGCCTCGCGCAGCACGGCATCGACACCGAGAAGATCTCCTGGGACGCGTTCCGCAAGGACGACGGCGCCTGGCGGATCGTCGCCACTTGGCCGTCCGGCAAGGCCACCGCGCAGGCCATCTGGGACCTGGACAAGGGTCGTCAGGTGGTCTCCCCGCACGACGACATGGCGCAGTACCTGTGCGCCGAGCGGCCCACCCAGATCCTCGGCCAGGAGCCGGCCCCCGAGCGCAGCGGCCACGGCCTGCCCGGCCCGGCCCGCGCCGCCGAGTCGCCCCGCGGCGGTCACGGCCTGCCCGCGGCCGACGCGCCGGCCCGCCCGACCCGCGACCCGATCCGGGCCGGCCGCGACGCGCTGCTGGCCTCGCTGGACCGGCCGTTGGAGGGTTCGTCCGGCCGCGGCCTGGAGCCGGTCTCCCCGGCTGCCCGCCGCCCGGTCGCCGGTGGTGCCGCGGCACTGCTCGGCGGCGGTTCCGGCTCGGCCTTCGACGACGACGCGGACCTGCCCAAGGAGGTCCCCGCGGTGCCGTCACTGGCGGTCCTGCGCCCCCGGCGCACGGTCGGCCAGACCCCCCAGCCTGCGGCCGAGGGCGAGGAGAACAAGCCTCGCAAGCGCCTCCCGAGCTGGGACGACGTCCTGTTCGGCGGGGGCCCGGCGGCCCGCGAGTCCTCCTGA